One Pyrofollis japonicus DNA window includes the following coding sequences:
- a CDS encoding S8 family serine peptidase, which yields MGSRIFKQVLLSVTLAIFLMSMLSPIVSIVGATSYTNSPIRPETLKDIPLPSLHTMSVTGKSSDIGDNIRKAFAENIVPDKIIVVYDKRAIESPANKQMLEKLNFQFGFKSLARLKAFRKVVIDVVKLPKSMEIKSYKDFLRVKEIYKHLPFVKNVYPDVKYKPAAVAIKFLNGTVVNLESMPLMSTSSSQPAPASLNINDGYAHDLWNLEFIGIEKAWSYTTGSPDVVVAVIDTGIVLHPDLVGNIWVNRGEIPGNNIDDDGNGYVDDFYGYDFADHDPYPWDTDGHGTHVAGIIAAEANNSIGVAGVAPHVKVMALKASCDYCRFLDGDAILAAIDYVITMKERGVNIVAVSASWGSAWIGLPPDIVLKYFEQPLYDAIKELGKHGILFVVAAGNYGTFIDDAAVTITPAEYNLPNVISVGSVNSDGYLSWFSNYGYGSVDLLAPGDWILSTYGYTCCGGRTRTDYTWMSGTSMATPHVSGVAALLASYFKNHGIKPSNLSIAIKLALLLTANQSYHDENAMKWVKAGYLNASTALETVVTNPSKVGAILISPTPLPYPGASQNPDDSMRADLVPAGVNVTFKVLAGTVTGSLDNTVVKVIDHATGRVIGVLRDDGTYPDEAAGDAVYTGNVVIPINTSLLGLAQERNITIAVYDSADNMLYARTYTLKVMNIGATYEAKPTQFTWVNWEDLNTNPIYYFDIMNGVFTPVHSIMIYKAITNIFGINWTQMTQWQYGRELRDMIPPLGKVYKQPSIIIGSLAVGRMWSQWIGSPPLFYGPENIHGIFAEIVAVAVPDPDTHIHTYKLQVIPTTIDGVNAKAYIMHEFGCSYGAECRGTDLEIIALDNGSIIMSYDRLNTTVFKASPIAFISLGGILSTVYNISTLADSDGVIRQKSIIFNPVPLVQQPTPQPTYNMEWGVVSVTHVPKFVSFQKTYTNPVVVAGPATYNGPDPVIPSILSINNTGFTIALKEWDYLDGKHTSEDVGYIVVEAGTHHLSDGRQIEAGYANASTTGWRWVQFPESFDATPIVVASIASDTPHTVTVRIKGVNTTGFFVMLEPQESLKDSVSLSAKVSWIAVEPGATDVLEAGTVALPEGNNPSATINFANTYTKKPIVLASIETFKGADPVILRIKSLTTASATLMMQEETSKDSETYHVSETVAYIILSPS from the coding sequence GTGGGTTCTCGAATCTTTAAACAAGTCCTTCTATCAGTTACGCTAGCAATATTTCTAATGAGTATGCTATCGCCTATTGTGTCGATCGTGGGAGCAACAAGCTATACAAATAGCCCTATTAGGCCAGAAACCCTCAAGGATATTCCACTACCTTCGCTGCATACAATGAGTGTAACCGGAAAATCAAGCGACATTGGCGACAATATCCGCAAGGCTTTTGCCGAGAACATTGTACCAGACAAGATCATAGTAGTATATGATAAAAGGGCTATAGAGTCACCAGCGAATAAGCAGATGCTCGAAAAGCTTAACTTCCAGTTCGGGTTCAAGAGCCTAGCTAGGCTTAAAGCGTTTAGAAAAGTTGTAATAGACGTAGTCAAGCTGCCAAAGAGCATGGAGATTAAAAGCTATAAGGACTTCCTCCGCGTCAAGGAAATCTACAAGCACTTACCCTTTGTCAAAAACGTATATCCTGACGTGAAGTACAAGCCAGCAGCGGTCGCAATAAAGTTTCTCAACGGCACGGTAGTAAATCTCGAATCTATGCCACTAATGTCAACAAGTAGCTCGCAACCCGCGCCAGCAAGCCTCAATATAAACGATGGCTATGCACATGATCTATGGAACCTCGAATTCATAGGCATCGAAAAAGCATGGAGCTATACCACAGGCTCGCCAGATGTTGTTGTAGCAGTCATTGACACGGGTATAGTGCTTCACCCCGACCTCGTAGGCAATATATGGGTTAACCGGGGCGAAATCCCTGGTAACAATATAGACGATGATGGCAACGGCTACGTTGATGACTTCTATGGCTACGACTTCGCAGATCACGATCCCTACCCATGGGATACAGATGGGCATGGAACACATGTTGCCGGCATCATTGCAGCAGAAGCCAATAATAGCATAGGGGTTGCAGGCGTCGCTCCCCATGTCAAGGTAATGGCTCTAAAGGCGAGTTGCGACTACTGCAGGTTTCTCGACGGGGATGCAATACTTGCTGCAATAGACTATGTGATAACGATGAAGGAGCGCGGCGTCAATATAGTCGCCGTATCAGCTAGCTGGGGTTCAGCATGGATCGGGCTGCCACCGGACATTGTCTTGAAGTACTTTGAGCAACCACTCTACGACGCGATAAAGGAGCTTGGGAAACATGGTATATTATTCGTTGTTGCCGCTGGAAACTATGGTACATTTATTGATGATGCTGCCGTGACTATTACTCCGGCCGAGTACAACTTACCTAATGTTATCAGTGTCGGCTCGGTAAACTCTGATGGGTATCTATCCTGGTTCAGCAATTACGGATACGGTAGTGTTGATTTGCTTGCCCCCGGTGATTGGATTCTATCAACATACGGGTATACGTGTTGTGGCGGCAGAACACGGACGGACTATACCTGGATGAGCGGTACTAGTATGGCAACGCCGCACGTAAGCGGCGTAGCAGCACTGCTAGCAAGCTACTTCAAGAATCACGGTATAAAACCGTCAAACCTAAGCATAGCGATAAAACTAGCATTGCTTCTCACAGCCAACCAATCATATCACGATGAAAACGCTATGAAATGGGTCAAAGCAGGATACCTAAACGCCTCGACAGCACTCGAAACAGTAGTAACAAATCCCTCTAAGGTAGGAGCAATACTGATTAGTCCAACACCTCTCCCATATCCGGGAGCCAGCCAGAATCCAGATGACTCGATGAGAGCAGACCTTGTACCAGCAGGAGTAAATGTAACCTTCAAGGTGCTTGCAGGAACCGTGACCGGCTCCCTCGACAACACGGTAGTCAAGGTAATAGATCATGCGACAGGCAGAGTCATAGGCGTTCTTCGCGACGACGGTACTTACCCGGACGAGGCGGCAGGCGATGCGGTCTATACAGGAAACGTTGTCATACCAATAAATACGTCGTTACTAGGACTAGCGCAGGAGCGCAACATAACGATAGCGGTCTACGATTCCGCAGACAACATGCTCTATGCTAGAACCTATACCCTTAAGGTAATGAACATAGGTGCAACCTATGAGGCAAAACCAACACAGTTCACTTGGGTAAACTGGGAAGACCTTAACACGAACCCCATTTACTACTTTGATATAATGAATGGAGTCTTTACCCCTGTACATAGCATAATGATATACAAGGCGATAACCAATATATTTGGCATCAACTGGACCCAAATGACACAGTGGCAGTATGGTAGAGAATTACGCGATATGATACCGCCGCTAGGGAAAGTATATAAACAGCCATCAATAATCATTGGCTCCCTTGCAGTAGGAAGAATGTGGAGCCAGTGGATAGGTTCGCCCCCACTCTTCTATGGCCCCGAGAATATACATGGTATATTCGCGGAAATAGTAGCAGTAGCAGTCCCAGATCCAGACACGCATATACATACCTATAAGCTTCAAGTGATACCAACAACAATTGACGGAGTAAATGCGAAAGCATATATCATGCACGAATTTGGCTGCAGCTACGGTGCTGAATGCAGAGGAACAGATTTGGAGATAATAGCCCTAGACAACGGCTCAATAATAATGAGCTATGACCGTCTTAACACAACGGTCTTTAAAGCATCACCAATAGCGTTCATAAGCCTAGGAGGAATACTGTCAACAGTTTACAACATCTCCACACTCGCAGATAGTGACGGAGTAATACGGCAGAAATCAATAATCTTCAACCCAGTACCACTAGTGCAACAACCAACACCACAGCCAACATACAACATGGAATGGGGCGTCGTCAGCGTGACGCACGTACCAAAGTTCGTCAGCTTCCAGAAAACCTACACAAACCCAGTAGTCGTAGCTGGGCCAGCAACCTACAACGGCCCTGACCCAGTGATACCCTCAATACTTAGCATCAATAACACTGGCTTCACTATAGCACTCAAAGAATGGGACTATCTCGACGGGAAACATACTAGTGAGGACGTTGGCTATATCGTTGTAGAAGCTGGTACACACCATCTAAGCGACGGAAGACAAATAGAAGCTGGCTATGCAAATGCATCAACCACCGGCTGGAGATGGGTACAATTCCCAGAGTCTTTCGATGCGACACCAATAGTAGTAGCAAGCATAGCCAGCGATACCCCACACACAGTAACAGTGAGAATAAAGGGTGTAAACACTACCGGATTCTTCGTCATGCTGGAACCACAGGAAAGCCTCAAAGACTCGGTATCCCTTAGCGCCAAGGTATCATGGATAGCAGTCGAACCCGGTGCTACTGATGTACTAGAGGCAGGTACAGTTGCATTGCCAGAAGGCAACAACCCATCAGCAACGATAAACTTCGCTAACACCTATACGAAAAAACCAATAGTACTAGCATCGATAGAGACGTTCAAGGGTGCAGACCCAGTAATACTGAGAATAAAGTCGCTCACAACTGCATCAGCAACGCTAATGATGCAAGAAGAAACCTCAAAGGATTCTGAAACATATCATGTGAGCGAAACAGTAGCATATATAATACTATCACCAAGCTAG
- a CDS encoding glycosyltransferase family 2 protein: MQSSEKLYKLSRLVTVIIPVKNEEDAIGLVIDELLKVGVPRDKIIVIDGHSTDNTREIASSKGVMVVEQDGNGKADAVRKGISLTKTQYILVIDGDYTYPAHYIWEMLRLALEKDCGEVIGARLSGRNNIPLLNRFGNWFLTKTFNLLFGTRLQDVLSGMYLVKRDLLDYALFETKGFSIEAEIAAHVAGSGEEICEYPITYRKRIGEKKLKVTHGLQIFLDMIRLSWSYNPIFLIALIGALLLVPGIVLGVWTSYEYFAKSIKHYIKGIVAIILTAVGAQSLLLSIFAVYAKRAELRLLRAIRKLQHRLETR; this comes from the coding sequence ATGCAATCGAGTGAAAAACTTTACAAGCTTAGCAGGCTTGTTACGGTTATTATACCTGTAAAGAACGAGGAGGATGCAATAGGGCTAGTTATAGATGAATTACTTAAAGTAGGAGTTCCCCGCGACAAAATAATAGTCATTGATGGACATAGTACCGACAATACTCGTGAGATCGCTTCTTCTAAGGGAGTTATGGTTGTAGAGCAAGACGGAAACGGAAAGGCAGATGCTGTCCGTAAAGGTATAAGCTTAACTAAAACCCAATATATATTAGTAATAGATGGAGACTATACCTATCCAGCTCACTATATCTGGGAAATGCTCAGGTTAGCGCTGGAAAAAGATTGCGGAGAAGTCATTGGCGCTAGACTGAGCGGTAGAAACAATATACCTTTACTTAACAGGTTTGGTAATTGGTTTTTGACAAAGACCTTCAATCTTCTATTTGGTACAAGACTCCAAGATGTATTATCAGGAATGTATCTCGTAAAAAGAGATTTGCTTGACTATGCACTGTTTGAGACAAAAGGATTTAGCATAGAAGCAGAAATTGCTGCCCATGTCGCAGGAAGTGGCGAAGAAATATGCGAGTACCCTATAACATATCGTAAAAGAATAGGAGAGAAAAAGCTAAAGGTCACACACGGGCTTCAAATATTTCTTGACATGATTCGTCTTTCTTGGAGCTATAATCCTATCTTTCTCATAGCCCTTATCGGTGCCCTCCTCCTCGTGCCAGGTATCGTACTTGGAGTATGGACTTCCTACGAATATTTTGCTAAAAGTATTAAGCATTACATAAAAGGGATAGTAGCTATTATTTTAACTGCTGTTGGCGCACAATCACTTCTTTTATCTATATTTGCTGTATATGCTAAACGAGCAGAACTACGCCTTCTTAGGGCTATTAGAAAGCTACAGCATAGGCTAGAGACTAGATAA